A single region of the Sorex araneus isolate mSorAra2 chromosome 7, mSorAra2.pri, whole genome shotgun sequence genome encodes:
- the JADE1 gene encoding protein Jade-1 isoform X2, whose protein sequence is MKGCRGSRKCSAARCFPGTMKRCRVPSSSEDSDANGSLSTTWSQSSRAPHRRGSCSRHEDRKPSEVFRTDLITAMKLHDSFQLSPDEYYVLADPWRQEWEKGVQVPVSPGTIPQPVARLVSEEKPPTAPATAPALGDGACRYDLNDMDAAWLELTNEEFREMGMAELDEGTMERVLEALEQRCHDNMSRAIESEEGLGIEYDEDVVCDVCQSPEGEDGNEMVFCDKCDICVHQACYGILKVPEGSWLCRTCALGVQPRCLLCPKKGGAMKPTRSGTKWVHVSCALWIPEVSIGSPEKMEPITKVSHIPSSRWALLCSLCEDKVGAAIQCSVRNCRTAFHVTCAFDRGLEMKTILADNDEVKFKSYCPKHSSPRPPREGALGEGAREGGAPAGTPWSPAQPPADPGSARKQKLQQLEDEFYTFVDLLDVARALRLPEDVVDFVYQYWKLKRKVNLNQPLLAPRKDEDGDRGQQEQEALLRRLQLFTHLRQDLERVRTLTHMVTRREKMKRSLCRLQEHIFSLYTELQEQERGAGAPGAPPCPALDSTLLFDSPAGPGTPRLEDLKWHSAFFRKRMGTSLAHSLKKPKRGGPAAGARALLKPPDLCGRRAAPLVPESLLSLEKTFAEARLLLAPPKNGAKNGAAPPGPGARREHRLGLHCDLSRGDARARPCRPSHKPLARTAGCPGPRREAAPPGHGSLARAGAPQTTAKVPTAPAGPGKNWGGFRIPKKGERPARGDACAPHVGCPYLGLGRLPPKDRARPLPADAENDGYTPDVEMSDSESEASEEKFVHAGALGRRTDAIRRSILAS, encoded by the exons ATGAAGGGATGTCGGGGTTCCAGGAAATGCAGC gcTGCCCGCTGCTTCCCAGGGACCATGAAACGCTGCCGCGTGCCCAGCAGCAGTGAGGACTCGGACGCCAATGGCA GCCTGTCCACGACCTGGTCACAGAGCTCGCGGGCCCCGCACAGGAGAGGCTCCTGCTCGCGGCATGAGGACCGGAAGCCTTCGGAG GTGTTCCGCACGGACCTCATCACGGCCATGAAGCTGCACGACTCCTTCCAGCTGAGCCCTGACGAGTACTATGTGCTGGCCGACCCCTGGCGGCAGGAGTGGGAGAAGGGGGTGCAGGTGCCCGTCAGCCCCGGCACCATCCCGCAGCCCGTGGCCAG ACTGGTGTCGGAGGAGAAGCCCCCGACGGCGCCGGCCACGGCCCCCGCGCTGGGTGACGGTGCCTGCCGCTACGACCTCAACGACATGGACGCCGCCTGGCTGGAGCTGACCAACGAGGAGTTCCGGGAGATGG GGATGGCCGAGCTGGACGAGGGCACCATGGAGCGGGTGCTGGAGGCGCTGGAGCAGCGCTGCCACGACAACATGAGCCGCGCCATCGAGTCGGAGGAGGGGCTGGGCATCGAGTACGACGAGGACGTGGTGTGCGACGTCTGCCAGTCCCCGGAGGGCGAGGACGGCAACGAGATGGTCTTCTGCGACAAGTGCGACATCTGCGTGCACCAG GCGTGCTACGGGATCCTCAAGGTGCCCGAGGGCAGCTGGCTGTGCCGCACGTGTGCCCTGGGCGTGCAGCCGCGCTGCCTGCTCTGCCCCAAGAAGGGCGGTGCCATGAAGCCCACCCGCAGCGGGACCAAGTGGGTGCACGTCAGCTGTGCGCTCTGGATCCCCGAG GTGAGCATCGGCAGCCCCGAGAAGATGGAGCCCATCACCAAGGTCTCCCACATCCCCAGCAGCCGCTGGGCGCTGCTCTGCAGCCTGTGTGAGGACAAGGTCGGGGCCGCCATCCAG TGCTCGGTGAGGAACTGCCGCACGGCCTTCCACGTCACCTGCGCCTTCGACCGCGGCCTGGAGATGAAGACCATCCTGGCCGACAACGACGAGGTCAAGTTCAAGTCCTActgccccaagcacagctccccgcggcccccgcgcgaGGGGGCCCTGGGCGAGGGCgcgcgggagggcggggcccccGCCGGCACCCCCTGGAGCCCCGCGCAGCCGCCGGCCGACCCGGGCAGCGCGCGCAAGCAGAAGCTGCAGCAGCTGGAGGACGAGTTCTACACCTTCGTGGACCTGCTGGACGTGGCGCGGGCTCTGCGGCTGCCCGAGGACGTGGTGGACTTCGTGTACCAGTACTGGAAGCTCAAGCGCAAGGTCAACCTCAACCAGCCGCTCCTGGCGCCCCGCAAGGACGAGGACGGCGACCGGggccagcaggagcaggaggcgCTGCTGAGGCGGCTGCAGCTGTTCACGCACCTGCGGCAGGACCTGGAGCGG GTGCGGACGCTCACGCACATGGTGACGCGGCGGGAGAAGATGAAGCGCTCGCTGTGCCGCCTGCAGGAGCACATCTTCAGCCTCTACACGGAGCTGCAGGAGCAGGAGCGGGGCGCAG GtgcccccggggccccgccctgcccggcgCTGGACAGCACACTCCTGTTCGACAGCCCCGCGGGCCCCGGCACCCCGCGGCTCGAGGACCTCAAGTGGCACTCGGCCTTCTTCCGCAAGCGCATGGGCACCTCCCTGGCCCACTCGCTCAAGAAGCCCAAGCGGGGCGGCCCTGcggccggggcccgcgctctgctGAAGCCACCGGACCTCTGCGGCCGGAGGGCGGCCCCGCTGGTCCCCGAGAGCCTCCTGAGCCTGGAGAAGACCTTTGCCGAGGCCCGgctcctcctggccccgcccaaGAACGGAGCGAAGAACGGCGCGGCcccgccggggcccggggccaggcGCGAGCACCGCCTCGGCCTGCACTGTGACCTCAGCCGCGGGGACGCCAGGGCCCGGCCCTGCAGACCCTCGCACAAACCTCTCGCCCGCACCGCTGGCTGCCCCGGGCCACGGAGGGAGGCGGCGCCCCCGGGCCACGGCTCCCTGGCCAGAGCCGGCGCCCCCCAGACCACCGCCAAAGTGCCtaccgcccccgccggccccgggaAGAACTGGGGAGGCTTCCGGATCCCAAAGAAGGGGGAGCGCCCGGCTCGGGGAGACGCCTGCGCCCCGCACGTGGGCTGCCCCTACCTGGGCCTCGGCCGGCTGCCGCCCAAGGACAGGGCCCGCCCGCTGCCCGCCGACGCCGAGAACGACGGCTACACGCCCGACGTGGAGATGAGCGACTCCGAGAGCGAGGCCTCCGAGGAGAAGTTCGTGCACGCCGGCGCCCTGGGCCGCAGGACAGACGCCATCCGCAGGAGCATCCTGGCCTCCTGA
- the JADE1 gene encoding protein Jade-1 isoform X3, producing MKRCRVPSSSEDSDANGSLSTTWSQSSRAPHRRGSCSRHEDRKPSEVFRTDLITAMKLHDSFQLSPDEYYVLADPWRQEWEKGVQVPVSPGTIPQPVARLVSEEKPPTAPATAPALGDGACRYDLNDMDAAWLELTNEEFREMGMAELDEGTMERVLEALEQRCHDNMSRAIESEEGLGIEYDEDVVCDVCQSPEGEDGNEMVFCDKCDICVHQACYGILKVPEGSWLCRTCALGVQPRCLLCPKKGGAMKPTRSGTKWVHVSCALWIPEVSIGSPEKMEPITKVSHIPSSRWALLCSLCEDKVGAAIQCSVRNCRTAFHVTCAFDRGLEMKTILADNDEVKFKSYCPKHSSPRPPREGALGEGAREGGAPAGTPWSPAQPPADPGSARKQKLQQLEDEFYTFVDLLDVARALRLPEDVVDFVYQYWKLKRKVNLNQPLLAPRKDEDGDRGQQEQEALLRRLQLFTHLRQDLERVRTLTHMVTRREKMKRSLCRLQEHIFSLYTELQEQERGAGAPGAPPCPALDSTLLFDSPAGPGTPRLEDLKWHSAFFRKRMGTSLAHSLKKPKRGGPAAGARALLKPPDLCGRRAAPLVPESLLSLEKTFAEARLLLAPPKNGAKNGAAPPGPGARREHRLGLHCDLSRGDARARPCRPSHKPLARTAGCPGPRREAAPPGHGSLARAGAPQTTAKVPTAPAGPGKNWGGFRIPKKGERPARGDACAPHVGCPYLGLGRLPPKDRARPLPADAENDGYTPDVEMSDSESEASEEKFVHAGALGRRTDAIRRSILAS from the exons ATGAAACGCTGCCGCGTGCCCAGCAGCAGTGAGGACTCGGACGCCAATGGCA GCCTGTCCACGACCTGGTCACAGAGCTCGCGGGCCCCGCACAGGAGAGGCTCCTGCTCGCGGCATGAGGACCGGAAGCCTTCGGAG GTGTTCCGCACGGACCTCATCACGGCCATGAAGCTGCACGACTCCTTCCAGCTGAGCCCTGACGAGTACTATGTGCTGGCCGACCCCTGGCGGCAGGAGTGGGAGAAGGGGGTGCAGGTGCCCGTCAGCCCCGGCACCATCCCGCAGCCCGTGGCCAG ACTGGTGTCGGAGGAGAAGCCCCCGACGGCGCCGGCCACGGCCCCCGCGCTGGGTGACGGTGCCTGCCGCTACGACCTCAACGACATGGACGCCGCCTGGCTGGAGCTGACCAACGAGGAGTTCCGGGAGATGG GGATGGCCGAGCTGGACGAGGGCACCATGGAGCGGGTGCTGGAGGCGCTGGAGCAGCGCTGCCACGACAACATGAGCCGCGCCATCGAGTCGGAGGAGGGGCTGGGCATCGAGTACGACGAGGACGTGGTGTGCGACGTCTGCCAGTCCCCGGAGGGCGAGGACGGCAACGAGATGGTCTTCTGCGACAAGTGCGACATCTGCGTGCACCAG GCGTGCTACGGGATCCTCAAGGTGCCCGAGGGCAGCTGGCTGTGCCGCACGTGTGCCCTGGGCGTGCAGCCGCGCTGCCTGCTCTGCCCCAAGAAGGGCGGTGCCATGAAGCCCACCCGCAGCGGGACCAAGTGGGTGCACGTCAGCTGTGCGCTCTGGATCCCCGAG GTGAGCATCGGCAGCCCCGAGAAGATGGAGCCCATCACCAAGGTCTCCCACATCCCCAGCAGCCGCTGGGCGCTGCTCTGCAGCCTGTGTGAGGACAAGGTCGGGGCCGCCATCCAG TGCTCGGTGAGGAACTGCCGCACGGCCTTCCACGTCACCTGCGCCTTCGACCGCGGCCTGGAGATGAAGACCATCCTGGCCGACAACGACGAGGTCAAGTTCAAGTCCTActgccccaagcacagctccccgcggcccccgcgcgaGGGGGCCCTGGGCGAGGGCgcgcgggagggcggggcccccGCCGGCACCCCCTGGAGCCCCGCGCAGCCGCCGGCCGACCCGGGCAGCGCGCGCAAGCAGAAGCTGCAGCAGCTGGAGGACGAGTTCTACACCTTCGTGGACCTGCTGGACGTGGCGCGGGCTCTGCGGCTGCCCGAGGACGTGGTGGACTTCGTGTACCAGTACTGGAAGCTCAAGCGCAAGGTCAACCTCAACCAGCCGCTCCTGGCGCCCCGCAAGGACGAGGACGGCGACCGGggccagcaggagcaggaggcgCTGCTGAGGCGGCTGCAGCTGTTCACGCACCTGCGGCAGGACCTGGAGCGG GTGCGGACGCTCACGCACATGGTGACGCGGCGGGAGAAGATGAAGCGCTCGCTGTGCCGCCTGCAGGAGCACATCTTCAGCCTCTACACGGAGCTGCAGGAGCAGGAGCGGGGCGCAG GtgcccccggggccccgccctgcccggcgCTGGACAGCACACTCCTGTTCGACAGCCCCGCGGGCCCCGGCACCCCGCGGCTCGAGGACCTCAAGTGGCACTCGGCCTTCTTCCGCAAGCGCATGGGCACCTCCCTGGCCCACTCGCTCAAGAAGCCCAAGCGGGGCGGCCCTGcggccggggcccgcgctctgctGAAGCCACCGGACCTCTGCGGCCGGAGGGCGGCCCCGCTGGTCCCCGAGAGCCTCCTGAGCCTGGAGAAGACCTTTGCCGAGGCCCGgctcctcctggccccgcccaaGAACGGAGCGAAGAACGGCGCGGCcccgccggggcccggggccaggcGCGAGCACCGCCTCGGCCTGCACTGTGACCTCAGCCGCGGGGACGCCAGGGCCCGGCCCTGCAGACCCTCGCACAAACCTCTCGCCCGCACCGCTGGCTGCCCCGGGCCACGGAGGGAGGCGGCGCCCCCGGGCCACGGCTCCCTGGCCAGAGCCGGCGCCCCCCAGACCACCGCCAAAGTGCCtaccgcccccgccggccccgggaAGAACTGGGGAGGCTTCCGGATCCCAAAGAAGGGGGAGCGCCCGGCTCGGGGAGACGCCTGCGCCCCGCACGTGGGCTGCCCCTACCTGGGCCTCGGCCGGCTGCCGCCCAAGGACAGGGCCCGCCCGCTGCCCGCCGACGCCGAGAACGACGGCTACACGCCCGACGTGGAGATGAGCGACTCCGAGAGCGAGGCCTCCGAGGAGAAGTTCGTGCACGCCGGCGCCCTGGGCCGCAGGACAGACGCCATCCGCAGGAGCATCCTGGCCTCCTGA
- the JADE1 gene encoding protein Jade-1 isoform X1, which produces MGVGQPLVAWAFFPKCSAGRAARCFPGTMKRCRVPSSSEDSDANGSLSTTWSQSSRAPHRRGSCSRHEDRKPSEVFRTDLITAMKLHDSFQLSPDEYYVLADPWRQEWEKGVQVPVSPGTIPQPVARLVSEEKPPTAPATAPALGDGACRYDLNDMDAAWLELTNEEFREMGMAELDEGTMERVLEALEQRCHDNMSRAIESEEGLGIEYDEDVVCDVCQSPEGEDGNEMVFCDKCDICVHQACYGILKVPEGSWLCRTCALGVQPRCLLCPKKGGAMKPTRSGTKWVHVSCALWIPEVSIGSPEKMEPITKVSHIPSSRWALLCSLCEDKVGAAIQCSVRNCRTAFHVTCAFDRGLEMKTILADNDEVKFKSYCPKHSSPRPPREGALGEGAREGGAPAGTPWSPAQPPADPGSARKQKLQQLEDEFYTFVDLLDVARALRLPEDVVDFVYQYWKLKRKVNLNQPLLAPRKDEDGDRGQQEQEALLRRLQLFTHLRQDLERVRTLTHMVTRREKMKRSLCRLQEHIFSLYTELQEQERGAGAPGAPPCPALDSTLLFDSPAGPGTPRLEDLKWHSAFFRKRMGTSLAHSLKKPKRGGPAAGARALLKPPDLCGRRAAPLVPESLLSLEKTFAEARLLLAPPKNGAKNGAAPPGPGARREHRLGLHCDLSRGDARARPCRPSHKPLARTAGCPGPRREAAPPGHGSLARAGAPQTTAKVPTAPAGPGKNWGGFRIPKKGERPARGDACAPHVGCPYLGLGRLPPKDRARPLPADAENDGYTPDVEMSDSESEASEEKFVHAGALGRRTDAIRRSILAS; this is translated from the exons ATGGGAGTCGGGCAGCCTCTGGTCGCCTGGGCATTCTTCCCAAAGTGCAGCGCTGGGCGC gcTGCCCGCTGCTTCCCAGGGACCATGAAACGCTGCCGCGTGCCCAGCAGCAGTGAGGACTCGGACGCCAATGGCA GCCTGTCCACGACCTGGTCACAGAGCTCGCGGGCCCCGCACAGGAGAGGCTCCTGCTCGCGGCATGAGGACCGGAAGCCTTCGGAG GTGTTCCGCACGGACCTCATCACGGCCATGAAGCTGCACGACTCCTTCCAGCTGAGCCCTGACGAGTACTATGTGCTGGCCGACCCCTGGCGGCAGGAGTGGGAGAAGGGGGTGCAGGTGCCCGTCAGCCCCGGCACCATCCCGCAGCCCGTGGCCAG ACTGGTGTCGGAGGAGAAGCCCCCGACGGCGCCGGCCACGGCCCCCGCGCTGGGTGACGGTGCCTGCCGCTACGACCTCAACGACATGGACGCCGCCTGGCTGGAGCTGACCAACGAGGAGTTCCGGGAGATGG GGATGGCCGAGCTGGACGAGGGCACCATGGAGCGGGTGCTGGAGGCGCTGGAGCAGCGCTGCCACGACAACATGAGCCGCGCCATCGAGTCGGAGGAGGGGCTGGGCATCGAGTACGACGAGGACGTGGTGTGCGACGTCTGCCAGTCCCCGGAGGGCGAGGACGGCAACGAGATGGTCTTCTGCGACAAGTGCGACATCTGCGTGCACCAG GCGTGCTACGGGATCCTCAAGGTGCCCGAGGGCAGCTGGCTGTGCCGCACGTGTGCCCTGGGCGTGCAGCCGCGCTGCCTGCTCTGCCCCAAGAAGGGCGGTGCCATGAAGCCCACCCGCAGCGGGACCAAGTGGGTGCACGTCAGCTGTGCGCTCTGGATCCCCGAG GTGAGCATCGGCAGCCCCGAGAAGATGGAGCCCATCACCAAGGTCTCCCACATCCCCAGCAGCCGCTGGGCGCTGCTCTGCAGCCTGTGTGAGGACAAGGTCGGGGCCGCCATCCAG TGCTCGGTGAGGAACTGCCGCACGGCCTTCCACGTCACCTGCGCCTTCGACCGCGGCCTGGAGATGAAGACCATCCTGGCCGACAACGACGAGGTCAAGTTCAAGTCCTActgccccaagcacagctccccgcggcccccgcgcgaGGGGGCCCTGGGCGAGGGCgcgcgggagggcggggcccccGCCGGCACCCCCTGGAGCCCCGCGCAGCCGCCGGCCGACCCGGGCAGCGCGCGCAAGCAGAAGCTGCAGCAGCTGGAGGACGAGTTCTACACCTTCGTGGACCTGCTGGACGTGGCGCGGGCTCTGCGGCTGCCCGAGGACGTGGTGGACTTCGTGTACCAGTACTGGAAGCTCAAGCGCAAGGTCAACCTCAACCAGCCGCTCCTGGCGCCCCGCAAGGACGAGGACGGCGACCGGggccagcaggagcaggaggcgCTGCTGAGGCGGCTGCAGCTGTTCACGCACCTGCGGCAGGACCTGGAGCGG GTGCGGACGCTCACGCACATGGTGACGCGGCGGGAGAAGATGAAGCGCTCGCTGTGCCGCCTGCAGGAGCACATCTTCAGCCTCTACACGGAGCTGCAGGAGCAGGAGCGGGGCGCAG GtgcccccggggccccgccctgcccggcgCTGGACAGCACACTCCTGTTCGACAGCCCCGCGGGCCCCGGCACCCCGCGGCTCGAGGACCTCAAGTGGCACTCGGCCTTCTTCCGCAAGCGCATGGGCACCTCCCTGGCCCACTCGCTCAAGAAGCCCAAGCGGGGCGGCCCTGcggccggggcccgcgctctgctGAAGCCACCGGACCTCTGCGGCCGGAGGGCGGCCCCGCTGGTCCCCGAGAGCCTCCTGAGCCTGGAGAAGACCTTTGCCGAGGCCCGgctcctcctggccccgcccaaGAACGGAGCGAAGAACGGCGCGGCcccgccggggcccggggccaggcGCGAGCACCGCCTCGGCCTGCACTGTGACCTCAGCCGCGGGGACGCCAGGGCCCGGCCCTGCAGACCCTCGCACAAACCTCTCGCCCGCACCGCTGGCTGCCCCGGGCCACGGAGGGAGGCGGCGCCCCCGGGCCACGGCTCCCTGGCCAGAGCCGGCGCCCCCCAGACCACCGCCAAAGTGCCtaccgcccccgccggccccgggaAGAACTGGGGAGGCTTCCGGATCCCAAAGAAGGGGGAGCGCCCGGCTCGGGGAGACGCCTGCGCCCCGCACGTGGGCTGCCCCTACCTGGGCCTCGGCCGGCTGCCGCCCAAGGACAGGGCCCGCCCGCTGCCCGCCGACGCCGAGAACGACGGCTACACGCCCGACGTGGAGATGAGCGACTCCGAGAGCGAGGCCTCCGAGGAGAAGTTCGTGCACGCCGGCGCCCTGGGCCGCAGGACAGACGCCATCCGCAGGAGCATCCTGGCCTCCTGA